From one Falco naumanni isolate bFalNau1 chromosome 22, bFalNau1.pat, whole genome shotgun sequence genomic stretch:
- the LOC121080208 gene encoding olfactory receptor 14C36-like, producing the protein MPNSSSITQFLLLPFADTRELQLLHFWLSLGIYLAALMANGLIITAVVCDHHLHTPMYFFLLNLSLLDLGSISTTLPKAMANSLWDTRDISYSGCAAQLFLILFFLSAECSLLTVMAYDRYVAICQPLHYGTLLGSRACVHVAAAAWASGFLNAALHTANTLSLPLCHGNALGQVFCEIPQILKLSCSHTYLREVGLILVSILVVFGCFIFIVLSYVQIFRAVLRNPSEQGRHKAFSTCLPHLAVVSLFVSTGTFAYLKPPSISSPSLDLVVAVLYSVVPPAVNPLIYSMRNQELKDALKKLLSFV; encoded by the exons atgcccaacagcagctccatcacccagttcctcctcctgccgTTTGCAGACACgcgggagctgcagctcttgcacttctggctctccctgggcatCTACCTGGCTGCCCTCATGGCCAACGGCCTCATCATCACCGCCGTAGTGTGTGACCACCACCTGCACACCCCCAtgtacttcttcctcctcaaccTCTCCCTCCTCGACCTGGGCTCCATCTCCACCACTCTCCCCAAAGCCATGGCCAACTCCCTCTGGGACACCAGGGACATCTCCTACTCAGgatgtgctgcacagctcttcctgattctctttttcctttcagcagagtGTTCTCTCCTCACCGTCATGGCCTATGACCGGTAcgtggccatctgccagcccctgcactacgggaccctgctgggcagcagagcttgtgtccacgtggcagcagctgcctgggccagTGGGTTTCTCAATGCTGCGCTGCACACGGCCAATACACTGTCACTGCCGCTCTGCCACGGCAATGCCCTGGGACAGGTCTTCTGTGAAATCCCACAGATCCTCAAGCTCTCCTGCTCACACACCTACCTCAGGGAAGTGGGACTTATTCTGGTTAGTATCTTAGTAGTGTTTGggtgtttcattttcattgttctgtCCTACGTGCAGATCTTCAGGGCCGTTCTGCGGAACCCCTCTGAGCAGGGACGgcacaaagccttttccacGTGCCTCCCTCACCTGGCCGTGGTCTCCCTCTTTGTCAGCACTGGCACGTTTGCCTACCTGAAGcccccctccatctcctccccatccctggaccTGGTGGTGGCAGTTCTGTACTCAGTGGTGCCTCCAGCTGTGAACCCCCTCATCTACAGCATGAGGAACCAGGAGCTGAAGGACGCACTGAAGAA gcttttgagttttgta